ACTCGGCCAGATCACGTTCTTCGATCCGAAGCGCGTGGTCGCGCATCCGTCGCTGTCGCTGGCGGCGGGCGCGGTCAAGGGCTGGGACCGGCGCAACCAGTTCTATTTCCAGATGCTGCAAAGCCTCGCCGCGTTCTACGAATTCGACACCGACGCGCCGTTCGAGGAACTGCCCGAGAAAGTGCGCAAGACGCTGCTCTACGGCTCGGGCAAGCAGGCCATTCCGTTTTCGTACATCAACGAGCGCGGCCGCGCTTCGGTGCGCGAGCATGCGTTCGAAGGCATCATCCCGAATCTGGAGCGGCGCTACCGCGAGACGGATTCGACCGCCGTGCGCGAAGAACTGGCGAAATACCAGAACAATCAGCCGTGCCCGGCGTGCGAAGGCACGCGTCTGCGGCGCGAGGCGCGCTTCGTGAAAGTGGGCTCGGGCGATCACGCACGCGGCATCTACGAAGTGAGCGGCTGGCCGCTGCGCGACACGCTCGGCTATTTCCAGACGCTGCGTCTGGACGGCGCGAAGGGCGAAATCGCCGACAAAGTCATCAAGGAAATCGTCGCGCGGCTGTCGTTCCTGAATAACGTCGGGCTGGATTACCTGTCGCTCGAGCGCAGCGCGGAGACGCTCTCCGGCGGCGAGGCGCAGCGCATCCGGCTCGCGTCCCAGATCGGCTCGGGACTCACGGGCGTGATGTACGTGCTGGACGAGCCGTCCATCGGCTTGCATCAGCGCGACAACGACCGTCTGATCGACACGCTCAAGCATCTGCGGGATATCGGCAATTCGGTGATCGTCGTCGAGCACGACGAGGACATGATCCGCATGGCCGATTACGTGGTCGACATGGGACCGGGCGCGGGCGAGCACGGCGGCGTGATCGTCGCAGAGGGCACGCCGCTTCAGGTGCAGAAAGACCCGAACTCCATCACGGGACAATATTTGTCCGGCAAGCGCACCATCAGCTATCCGGAAAAGCGCAACGCGCCGGACGAGCGGCGGCTGCGCATCGTCGAAGCGCACGGCAATAATCTGAAGCACGTCACGCTCGATCTTCCGGTCGGCTTGTTGACCTGCGTGACCGGCGTTTCCGGCTCGGGGAAGTCGACGCTCATCAACGACACGCTCCAGCACGCGGTCGCGCAGCACTTGTATGGCTCTTCCACGGAGCCGGCGCCATACGAATCCATCGAAGGGCTGGAGCACTTCGACAAGGTGATCGCCGTCGATCAATCGCCGATCGGCCGCACGCCGCGCTCGAATCCGGCGACTTATACCGGCCTTTTCACGCCCATTCGCGAACTCTTCGCGGGCGTGCCGGCCGCGAAGGAGCGCGGATACGAAGCGGGCCGCTTCTCGTTCAACGTGAAGGGCGGACGCTGCGAAGCGTGTCAGGGCGACGGCGTGCTGAAGGTGGAAATGCACTTTCTGCCGGACGTCTACGTGCCCTGCGACGTGTGCCACGGCAAGCGCTACAACCGCGAGACGCTCGACATCCAGTACAAAGGCAAGAACATCAGCGAAGTGCTCGACCTCACGGTGGAAGCCGCGCACGAGTTCTTCAAGGCGGTGCCGGTCGTCGCGCGCAAGCTGAAGACGCTGCTCGAAGTGGGCCTCGGCTACATCCGCCTTGGCCAGTCGGCGACCACGCTTTCGGGCGGCGAAGCGCAGCGCGTGAAGCTTTCGCTGGAACTGAGCAAGCGCGATACCGGTCGGACGCTGTATATCCTCGACGAACCGACGACCGGCCTGCACTTCCACGACATCGCGCTCTTGCTCGAAGTGATTCACCGGCTGCGCGATCAGGGCAACACGGTCGTCATCATCGAGCATAATCTCGACGTGATCAAAACCGCCGACTGGGTCATCGACCTCGGTCCGGAAGGCGGCGCGGGCGGCGGGCAGATCATCGCGCAGGGGACGCCGGAGCAGGTCGCGAAGTCGAAGGCGAGCTTCACCGGGCGCTATCTGGCGCCGCTGCTGCAGCGTCCGAAGTCGGCGGCCTGACGCCCGGATCGGCCCGAATCGGTCCGGCGCGGCCCGGCGGCAAGAACAACCGTGGTAGGCAGCAGCGAAAAGGAAACGCAGTCATGGCGAAGCGCAACGAAGCGGCCAACGAGGAGCGACGCGTACGGGACTTGCCCGCGCGCCCCGTCAGGCTGACGAGCGACATGAGCCTGCCGAAACTTCCCGCCGTGGAGATCGGCAGTTATATCGCGGCGTTTCTCGCCATGTTCCTCGTGCTGCATCTGAAGCTGCTCGGCGCACTGCTAGCGGGCATGCTCGTGTTCCAGCTCGTCCACATGATCGCGCCCGTCATCGAGCGGCACGTGATGAGCAAGGGCGCGCGCCTGATTGCGGTCGTGCTGATCTCGGCCATCATCATCGGCGCGCTGACCGGCCTCACCATCGCGACGATCGAGCATTTCGAGCACGACGTCCCGAGCCTCCAGCGGCTACTGGACCAATTGGTGAGCGTCACGTCGCACGCGCGGCTGAGCGTGCCGGACTGGATCGCGAATTATCTGCCGGTCGACGCCGGACAGATGAAGGAACGCGCCGCCGAACTCATGCGCAAACACTCCGAGCAACTGCAGGAAGGCGGCCGGGACATGGCGCGCGGCTTCGGGCACATTCTGATCGGCATGATCATCGGAGCGATCATCGCGGTGGGCGCGCCGAAGCAGACGCATCGGCTGCCGCTTTCGACGGCGCTCGTCACGCGCGTCTCGCGTTTTGCCGACGCCTTCCGCCGCATCGTGTTCGCGCAGATCAAGATTTCGGCGATCAACGCCGCGTTCACCGCGCTTTATCTTCTCGTCGCGCTGCCGCTCTTTCACGAGCGGCTGCCGCTCTCCAAGACGCTCGTGTTGATCACGTTTATCCTCGGCCTCTTGCCCGTCGTCGGCAATCTGATCTCGAACACCATCATCGTGGCGATCTCGTTCTCGGTGTCGTTCGGCACGGCGGTCGCGTCGCTCGCCTTTCTCATCGTCATTCACAAGCTCGAATACTTCCTGAACGCGCGGATAATCGGCGGACAGATCGAGGCGCGTGCGTGGGAACTGCTGCTTGCCATGCTCGCGATGGAAGCCGCGTTCGGTCTGCCGGGCGTCATCGCCGCGCCGATTTTCTACGCGTACATCAAGCGTGAGTTGATTTATCTGCGGCTTGTCTGACCGCCGCCCGCGAAGCAAAAGCAAAGCCCGCTCGATCCGAAGATCGGCGGGCTTCTTTTCGTCCAGCGTAAAGCGGCGTCTAGCGGAACACCACCGTCTTGCTTCCGTTCAGCACGATCCGATGCTCCACGTGCCATTTCACGGCTCGCGCGAGCGTCACGCATTCGACGTCGCGGCCGATCGCCGTCAGTTGATCCGGCGTCATGCTGTGGTCCACGCGCTCCACTTCCTGCTCGATGATCGGGCCTTCGTCCAGATCCGTCGTCACGTAGTGCGCGGTCGCGCCGATCAGCTTCACGCCGCGGTCGAACGCCTGATAGTACGGCTTCGCGCCCTTGAAGCTCGGCAGGAACGAATGGTGGATGTTGATCGCGCGGCCGGCGAGCTTGTCGCACATGTCGGGCGACAAAATCTGCATGTAGCGCGCGAGCACGACGAGATCGGTATCGTGCTGGTCGATGATCTCCATCACGCGCGCTTCCTGCGCGGCCTTGGCCTGCGCGGTGCCGCCGTTGAGCGGCAGGTGATGGAACGGAATGTCGTAGCTCGCGGCAAGCTGATAAAAGTCTTTGTGATTCGAGACGATCGCCGGAATCTCGATCTGCAATTGGCCCGTGCGATAGCGGAACAGCAGGTCGTTCAGACAATGCCCGATCTTCGACACCATGATGACGACGCGCGGTTTCGCCAATGCGTCGTGCAATTCCCAGCGCATGCCGAATTCGTCGGCGAGCGGGGCGAACGACTTGCGCAGCGCTTCGAGGCCCGGATCGCCGCCCACTTCCTGAAAGTGCACCCGCATGAAGAACTCGCCGGTGCGGCTGTCGCCGAACTGCGCCGAATCCAGGATGTTCGCGCCGAGATCGAACAAAAAGCCGGAGACGGCATGCACGATTCCCGGCCGGTCCGGGCACGACAACTTCAGGATAAAACTATGTTCGGTCGACATGAACCGGTTACTCCTTCCTCAATGCGTTGATGCTCGATGTTCAAACGGGCGGCGGCGCGTAGAGCGCTTCGATGCCCTGACAGGCGTCTTCGTCGATCCAGCGATGGCGCAGCAGACAATCGAGTGTGGCGAGGCTCGCATCGACGGTCATCTCGCCCTCCTCGATCCAGCGCGCGACTTCGTCGATGCTCGCCTCCCGATGTTCGGCGACTTCGCCGTCCTGATTGCGCGGCGTGAAGTCCGGCGGCAAGGCGATGTCGTACACGAAGATCTGTTCCGCCTGCGTGCCTTCCGGCGCCGACTGCAGGACATGGAACGTGCCGCCGGGCGTCGCGGTCATGGCCAAGTCTTCGGGCATTCCCGCTTCTTCCCAGCATTCTTTCGCGAGCGTCGGCATGAGCCCGTAGCCCCAGCCGATGCCGCCCGCCACCACGTTGTCCAGCATGCCGGGATCGGTCGACTTGGTGTGGCTGCGGCGCGCGATCCATAGCAGCGGCGCGTTATCTCGATATTTTACGATGCCGTTCACGTGCACCGCGTAGGTGATCGTGCCAAAGAAGCGCGAGGCCGCGCGCTCGATGAACGCGAGCGGCGGGGCGTCGAAGTGATTGCGGATCGCGTAGGTTTCGTCGCGCCAGCCGGGGATCTTGCCGTCGGCGTGCAGTGCGGCGATGACCGTGGCGAGCGCCGCGCTGCGCTTCTCGATATCGTCGAGCGACGGGTTCAGACGCACGGCGTCGTCGCCAATCACGAACGTTTCGGGCCAGCGCGCGAGCAAGGCGACATCGGTCTTGCGAATCCAGCCGACGCGTTCATCGCCGATGAAGAACGGCGCGTGCGCGGCGGCGTCGAAACGGCGGGCGGCGACGAGGCAAGGCAAAGTCATGAAGGCTCCGGCGGGACCGTGGCAAAGGAAGACCGACGCGTGCGCGCCGTGCGGAAAAGCGGAATCAGTCGCGCAGCGCCACGCGAATACCGAGCGCGATAAACGTCACGCCCGCGAGCCGGTCGAGCCAGACGCCCACGCGCGGACGGCGCTTGAGCCACGCGCCGATCATCCCCGCACCGATGCCGAAGAGCGAGAACACCGCGACGGTCTGCAACATGAACATGCCGCCCAGTTCGAACATTTGCAGCATCACGCTTTGCGCGCCGTGCGGATCGACGAATTGCGGCAAGAACACGATGAAGAACAGCGTCACCTTCGGATTCAGCATGTTGCCGAGCACGCTCTGACGAAACACAGTCGAAAGCGGCTGACTCGGGCGCGCGTGTGCGGACGCGAGACCGTGGCTGCGCAGCGCCTTGATGCCGATCCACACGAGATACGCCGCGCCCGCGAGCTTCACCGCCTGAAACGCGAGCGGCGACGAGCGCAAGAGCGCCGCGATGCCCACCGCAGCGAGCGTCGTATGAAAGATCACGCCGCACGCGAAGCCCAACGCCGCGACGACGCCCGCCAGCCGGCCTTGCGAAATGCCGCGCGCGAGCACTTGCAGATTGTCCGGCCCCGGCGCGATGGTGATTGCAACCGACGTCGCCAGAAACAACAGCACGTGCGGCATCAATGGCCTCCGAACTCGCAGACCGTGTAGAGCGGCAAACCGCCGTCGCGCAGCAGCTTGGAGCCGCCGAGGTCGGGCAAGTCGATGATCGCCGCCGCCTCGACCACTTCTGCGCCGAGCCGCTCGAGCAGAATCTTGCCGGCCATCATCGTGCCGCCGGTGGCGACAAGATCGTCGACGATCACCACGCGATCGCCCGGCTGGCAGGCGTCCTCGTGAATCTCGACCGTCGCGCTGCCGTACTCGAGTTCGTATGACTGCGAAAGCGTCTTGTACGGCAGCTTGCCCTTCTTGCGAATGGGCACGAAACCGAGACTCAGCTCATACGCGAGAATCGGCCCGATGATGAACCCGCGCGCATCCATGCCCGCGATCACGTTGAGGTTCGCGTCGATGTAACGCTGCACGAACAGGTCGATGAGCGTCCGCAGCGCGCGGCGGTCCTGCAAAACGGGCGTGATGTCGCGAAACTGGACGCCGGCTTGCGGCCAGTCTTCGACCGTGCGCACGCGCTCCTTGATGAACCGCGCCGCATCTGACAATGCAGACGATGCGCTCGATGAAATGGTGGACATGACTTCTCCGGAAATCCGCGCTGTGAGGCCGCGCCCGCCTGATGAAGAGAACGTTAGGCTGCTCGGCGATTGCGCGAAAGCCGTTCCTCGGCCTGCGCAAGCACTTCGGGCAGGCCGCGCAACACGACGATGTCGTTCGCGCGGAGCCTGGTTTCGGGGTCCGGCTGGACGCCCCGGATGCCGTGACGGCGAATGGCGGTCACTTCGACACCGTTGCCGACGAGTCCGAGATCGTCGAGCGAATGCCCGACCGCTTCCGAATGTTCGTCGATCGGTACGGATTGTAGCCGCACCTGCTCGTGGCCATCGTCGTCGTCGAGATCGTCCGCGCCGTGGAAATAGCCGCGCAACAGGCTGTAACGCGCATCGCGCATTTCTTCGACGCGCCGCACGACGCGGCGCATCGGCACGCCCATCAGCACGAGCGTATGCGAGGCGAGCATCAGACTGCCTTCGACGATCTCCGGAATCACTTCCGTCGCGCCCGCGGCGGTCAACTTTTCGAGATCGGCGTCGTCGACCGTTCGCACGATCACGGGCAAAGTCGGCGCGAGTTCGTGGATGTTATGCAGCACGCGCATGGCGGACGGCGTGTTCGCGTATGTGATTGCGACCGTCGCCGCACGGTTCAGCCCCGCCGCGACGAGCGATTCGCGCCGCCCGGCATCGCCGAACACAACCGATTCGCCCGCCGCCGCGGCCGCCGCCACGCGATCCGGGTCAAGATCGAGCGCCACGTACGAAATGCCTTCCTGTTCCAGCATCCGCGCGAGGTTTTGCCCGGCGCGGCCGTATCCGCAAATAATGACGTGGCCGCTCTGCTTGAGACTTTGCGTCGCGATCTTCGTCATTTGCAGCGATTGCAGCATCCATTCCGTCGAAGAGAGCCGCAGCACGATTCGGTCCGCGTTCTGAATGATGAACGGCGCGGCGAGCATCGAGAGCAGCATCGCGGAAAGAAGCGCCTGGAGGATGGTGGCATCGACGAGATGCGAATCCAGAATCAGGTTCAAGAGCACGAAGCCGAATTCGCCCGCCTGCGCGAGGCCGAGCCCCGTGCGCATGGCGACGCCGGGCGGCGAGCCGAAGAGCCGCGCGAGCCCGGCGATCATCACGGCTTTCAGCAGAATCGGCACCACGAAGAACGCGAGCACCAGAAACGGGTGCTCCCAGATCACGCGCGGATTGAGCAGCATGCCCGTCGTCACGAAGAACACGCCGAGCAGCACATCGCGGAACGGCTTGATGTCCTCTTCCACCTGATGCCGGTACGGCGTTTCCGCGATCAGCATCCCCGCGATGAACGCGCCGAGCGCGAGCGACAGCCCGAATTTGTCTGTGATGAACGCGGCGCCTAGCGTCACGAGCAACAGGTTCAGCATGAAAAGCTCTTGCGAACGCCGCCGCGCGACGAGATCGAACCAGCGCGTCATGAACTTCTGGCCGAGGAACAGCAAAACCGTCAGCGCGACGACGATCTTCACCGCCGCGATGCCGAGCCACATCACGAGTTGCGACGAATTGCCGTTCGCGAACGCCGCGATGATGATGAGCAGCGGCACCACTGCGAGATCCTGAAACAGCAGCACGCCGAAGATGTTGCGTCCGTGCTCCGATTCCAGTTCGAGCCGCTCCGCGAGCAGCTTGCTGACGATGGCCGTGGACGACATGGAAAGCGCGCCGCCGAGCGCGAAGCTCGCCTGCCACGAGATGGCGGTCCAGAAGTGCGCGATCCAGCCGACGACGAGCGCGAACACGATGGTCGCGCCGACCTGGCTCGCCCCGAGCCCGAAGACGATGCGCCGCATCGAGCGCAGCTTCGCGAGCGAGAATTCGAGACCGATGGAAAACATCAGAAACACCACGCCGAATTCGGCGAGGTGCTGGGCGCGCTCGGTATCCGGTGCGATACCGGCCGCGTGCGGACCCACGATGATGCCGACCGCCAGATAACCGAGCATGGGCGGCAAGTTGAAAAAGCGAAATACAACGACGCCCGCCACCGAACACAGCAGCAACAACAGCGTCATTTCGAGCGGAGAAGTCATCCGTCCAGCGTCCTCGTTCGTCAGCGTGCCGGGACGTGTCCGGCGCGGCGTTTTCGGTGTCGTGGGAAGCCCCTGACGCCGGGGCTCGCGGGGGCGGAGAGGCGGCGGCGGGCCGCGCACCGTAAGGCGCGGCGAAGAAACGCCTTTGCTATACTTCCGCGAATGATAGCGAAAATCAATGGCGACCGGGCACTGACGCTGGCTCGCAGCGTAATCGAGACCGAAGCGGACGCGGTTCGCGGTCTCTCGGACCTTCTCGACGACAACTTCACCAACGCAGTCGAAGCACTGCTCGGCTGTCGCGGCCGCGTGGTCGTGTCGGGTATCGGCAAGTCGGGACACGTCGCGCGCAAGTTCGCCGCCACGCTCGCTTCCACCGGCACGCCCGCGTTTTTCGTGCATCCTGCCGAAGCGAGCCACGGCGATCTCGGCATGGTCACCGCCGACGACATCTTCATCGCGCTATCGAACTCCGGCGAGACCGAAGAACTCGTCGCCATTCTGCCGCTCATCAAGCGCCTCGGCGCGAAACTCATCGCCATTACGGGTCGTCCGGAGTCGAGCCTCGCGCAACTCGCGGACATGCACCTGAACGCACGCGTCGAGAAGGAAGCCTGCCCGATGAACCTCGCGCCGACCGCCAGCACGACAGCCGCGATGGCGCTCGGCGACGCGCTCGCCGTCGCAGTGCTCGACGCACGCGACTTCGGCCCCGACGACTTCGCACGCTCGCATCCCGGCGGCGCGCTCGGCCGGCGCTTGCTGACCTACGTGCGCGACGTGATGCGCGTGGGCGACGAAGTTCCCGTCGTGCCGCTCGATGCAACCATCTCCGACGCGCTCTTCCAGATCACCGACAAGCGCATGGGCATGACGGCGGTGATCAACGGCAATCGTCATGTGGAAGGCATCTTCACCGACGGCGACCTGCGCCGCATCCTTCAGCGCGACGGCGACTTTCGCTCGCTCAAGCTCGCGGACGTCATGACGCGCAATCCGCGCACCATCGGTCCGGATCATCTCGCGGTCGAAGCCGTGGAACTGATGGAGCGCCATCGCATCAATCAGATGCTGGTCGTCGACGCCGACGCGACGCTGATCGGCGCTCTGAACATGCACGACCTCTTCTCCAAGAAGGTAATCTGATGGCGCAGAACCCCTTCCCCGCCGAGCGCGCGAGCCGCATCAAGATGATGGTGTTCGACGTCGACGGCGTTTTCACCGACGGCAGCCTGTACTTCAGCGCCGAAGGCGACACGATGAAGTCCTTCAATTCGCTCGACGGTCACGGCGTGAAGCTGCTGGAACGCATCGGCGTGCAGACGGCGATCATTACCGGGCGGCAGTCGGGCATCGTCGCGGCGCGGGCGAAGGAACTGGGCATCACGCATCTGTATCAAGGCGTCGCGGACAAGACCGTCGCGCTCGCGCAATTGCTCGATTCAACCGGCATCGCGGCCGAGGAATGCGGCTACATGGGCGACGACTGGCCGGATCTCGCCGTCATGCGCCG
This Caballeronia sp. LZ062 DNA region includes the following protein-coding sequences:
- the uvrA gene encoding excinuclease ABC subunit UvrA, yielding MEEIRIRGARTHNLKNVNLDLPRHKLIVITGLSGSGKSSLAFDTLYAEGQRRYVESLSAYARQFLQLMEKPDVDLIEGLSPAISIEQKATSHNPRSTVGTVTEIHDYLRLLYARVGTPYCPDHLIPLEAQSVSQMVDAALALPEETKLMILAPVVADRKGEHVELFEEMQAQGFIRFRIRSGGGTANEGVAKIYEVDSLPKLKKNDKHTIDVVIDRLKVRPDMKQRLAESFETALRLADGRAIALEMDTDHEKLFSSKFACPICSYSLQELEPRLFSFNNPMGACPECDGLGQITFFDPKRVVAHPSLSLAAGAVKGWDRRNQFYFQMLQSLAAFYEFDTDAPFEELPEKVRKTLLYGSGKQAIPFSYINERGRASVREHAFEGIIPNLERRYRETDSTAVREELAKYQNNQPCPACEGTRLRREARFVKVGSGDHARGIYEVSGWPLRDTLGYFQTLRLDGAKGEIADKVIKEIVARLSFLNNVGLDYLSLERSAETLSGGEAQRIRLASQIGSGLTGVMYVLDEPSIGLHQRDNDRLIDTLKHLRDIGNSVIVVEHDEDMIRMADYVVDMGPGAGEHGGVIVAEGTPLQVQKDPNSITGQYLSGKRTISYPEKRNAPDERRLRIVEAHGNNLKHVTLDLPVGLLTCVTGVSGSGKSTLINDTLQHAVAQHLYGSSTEPAPYESIEGLEHFDKVIAVDQSPIGRTPRSNPATYTGLFTPIRELFAGVPAAKERGYEAGRFSFNVKGGRCEACQGDGVLKVEMHFLPDVYVPCDVCHGKRYNRETLDIQYKGKNISEVLDLTVEAAHEFFKAVPVVARKLKTLLEVGLGYIRLGQSATTLSGGEAQRVKLSLELSKRDTGRTLYILDEPTTGLHFHDIALLLEVIHRLRDQGNTVVIIEHNLDVIKTADWVIDLGPEGGAGGGQIIAQGTPEQVAKSKASFTGRYLAPLLQRPKSAA
- the purU gene encoding formyltetrahydrofolate deformylase: MSTEHSFILKLSCPDRPGIVHAVSGFLFDLGANILDSAQFGDSRTGEFFMRVHFQEVGGDPGLEALRKSFAPLADEFGMRWELHDALAKPRVVIMVSKIGHCLNDLLFRYRTGQLQIEIPAIVSNHKDFYQLAASYDIPFHHLPLNGGTAQAKAAQEARVMEIIDQHDTDLVVLARYMQILSPDMCDKLAGRAINIHHSFLPSFKGAKPYYQAFDRGVKLIGATAHYVTTDLDEGPIIEQEVERVDHSMTPDQLTAIGRDVECVTLARAVKWHVEHRIVLNGSKTVVFR
- a CDS encoding DUF4743 domain-containing protein — translated: MTLPCLVAARRFDAAAHAPFFIGDERVGWIRKTDVALLARWPETFVIGDDAVRLNPSLDDIEKRSAALATVIAALHADGKIPGWRDETYAIRNHFDAPPLAFIERAASRFFGTITYAVHVNGIVKYRDNAPLLWIARRSHTKSTDPGMLDNVVAGGIGWGYGLMPTLAKECWEEAGMPEDLAMTATPGGTFHVLQSAPEGTQAEQIFVYDIALPPDFTPRNQDGEVAEHREASIDEVARWIEEGEMTVDASLATLDCLLRHRWIDEDACQGIEALYAPPPV
- a CDS encoding LysE family translocator, with translation MPHVLLFLATSVAITIAPGPDNLQVLARGISQGRLAGVVAALGFACGVIFHTTLAAVGIAALLRSSPLAFQAVKLAGAAYLVWIGIKALRSHGLASAHARPSQPLSTVFRQSVLGNMLNPKVTLFFIVFLPQFVDPHGAQSVMLQMFELGGMFMLQTVAVFSLFGIGAGMIGAWLKRRPRVGVWLDRLAGVTFIALGIRVALRD
- a CDS encoding adenine phosphoribosyltransferase encodes the protein MSTISSSASSALSDAARFIKERVRTVEDWPQAGVQFRDITPVLQDRRALRTLIDLFVQRYIDANLNVIAGMDARGFIIGPILAYELSLGFVPIRKKGKLPYKTLSQSYELEYGSATVEIHEDACQPGDRVVIVDDLVATGGTMMAGKILLERLGAEVVEAAAIIDLPDLGGSKLLRDGGLPLYTVCEFGGH
- a CDS encoding cation:proton antiporter — protein: MTSPLEMTLLLLLCSVAGVVVFRFFNLPPMLGYLAVGIIVGPHAAGIAPDTERAQHLAEFGVVFLMFSIGLEFSLAKLRSMRRIVFGLGASQVGATIVFALVVGWIAHFWTAISWQASFALGGALSMSSTAIVSKLLAERLELESEHGRNIFGVLLFQDLAVVPLLIIIAAFANGNSSQLVMWLGIAAVKIVVALTVLLFLGQKFMTRWFDLVARRRSQELFMLNLLLVTLGAAFITDKFGLSLALGAFIAGMLIAETPYRHQVEEDIKPFRDVLLGVFFVTTGMLLNPRVIWEHPFLVLAFFVVPILLKAVMIAGLARLFGSPPGVAMRTGLGLAQAGEFGFVLLNLILDSHLVDATILQALLSAMLLSMLAAPFIIQNADRIVLRLSSTEWMLQSLQMTKIATQSLKQSGHVIICGYGRAGQNLARMLEQEGISYVALDLDPDRVAAAAAAGESVVFGDAGRRESLVAAGLNRAATVAITYANTPSAMRVLHNIHELAPTLPVIVRTVDDADLEKLTAAGATEVIPEIVEGSLMLASHTLVLMGVPMRRVVRRVEEMRDARYSLLRGYFHGADDLDDDDGHEQVRLQSVPIDEHSEAVGHSLDDLGLVGNGVEVTAIRRHGIRGVQPDPETRLRANDIVVLRGLPEVLAQAEERLSRNRRAA
- the kdsD gene encoding arabinose 5-phosphate isomerase KdsD, which gives rise to MIAKINGDRALTLARSVIETEADAVRGLSDLLDDNFTNAVEALLGCRGRVVVSGIGKSGHVARKFAATLASTGTPAFFVHPAEASHGDLGMVTADDIFIALSNSGETEELVAILPLIKRLGAKLIAITGRPESSLAQLADMHLNARVEKEACPMNLAPTASTTAAMALGDALAVAVLDARDFGPDDFARSHPGGALGRRLLTYVRDVMRVGDEVPVVPLDATISDALFQITDKRMGMTAVINGNRHVEGIFTDGDLRRILQRDGDFRSLKLADVMTRNPRTIGPDHLAVEAVELMERHRINQMLVVDADATLIGALNMHDLFSKKVI
- a CDS encoding HAD family hydrolase, giving the protein MAQNPFPAERASRIKMMVFDVDGVFTDGSLYFSAEGDTMKSFNSLDGHGVKLLERIGVQTAIITGRQSGIVAARAKELGITHLYQGVADKTVALAQLLDSTGIAAEECGYMGDDWPDLAVMRRCGFAAAPANAHVEVKERVHWVTEARGGHGAVREVCDAILRAQNRYDALLAAALGD